The DNA region CTCGTTGCGTTCCCGGAACTCGCGCAGCAGCTTGACGATGTCGGCTCGGGCGACCTCGTCAGGCTCCCGCTTGAGGTGGCGGGCCAGCTCCCGGATGACCTCCTCCTGGCGATCCGGCCCGATCGCCTTCGGGCCGAGCACCTCGGCGATCCGGTACAGGTACTCGAACGGCACGGCGGGCGGCTGCGGCAGCGGACTCGGCAGGACCAGCGGGCGAGCGGTCAGGTCGTCCAGGGCGGCGACCAGCTCGAACGCCGCGTCGGCGGTCCGCTGCCGGTAGTCGACGATCTGCGTTTCCATCATCGGGATGCGGATGTTCGGCAGCGGGCCGACCTGGACGGGCAGCACCGGGATCCCCAGGTCCTTGGCGTAGCCGAGTTCCCGCTGGCAGGGCTGCGACCTCCAGGAGTCCTTGGACAGTGCGAACACGAACACCCGGGAACGCTGGATGGTGCTGATGATCTCTCGCCACCACTGTTCGCCGCCGTGGATCTCGCGGTCCATCCAGACCTGCCTGCCAAGGCGCCCGACGAGGTCCTCCCGCAGGCCGTTCACCACGGCCTGGTCGATCCTGGTGTAGCTGACGAAGATGGTCACGTCACGTCCCTGCGTTTCCTTCGCTCACCTGATCAGACCTGGGTTCCGACCGGCCCGTCCGACACCGGGCGGTCGTCGCGCGCGACCGACCCCGCCTCGACCACGAGCTGGCCCCACTGGCCGTTCTCCTTGCGGAAGACCAGCTCGACCCGGTGCAGACTCTCGACCAGATCGGTGTGCGGGTCCTGGTCGTCCCAATCGATCTCGGCCTCGGCCAGGTTGACCCCGGCGTCGGCGTACAGCTTGGCCAGCCGGGGGAACCCGATCAGCGCCTCGAAGGCGGTCACCGCGCCCGCCAGCGCGGCCAGGACCGATGCCCCGACCGCGAGCGCGGCGCGCGCCGTGCCGCTGGTCACCTGACCCGCGGCGCCCGCGAGCGCGGCACTGACCAACAGCGCGTTGCGCACGACCAGAACCTGTCGGTGCGCCCGGCGATACTCGTCGCGCCGGTCCTCGTAGTACCGCTTCTGGTCGCGGATCCTCAGGTCGCGGTAGAGCGCGTGGAACTGCGTGGCGCGATCGGTCATCAGGGCTCCCGCCCGGACTCGATGGCCACGACGGCCCGGCGCAGCGCGCTCGCCCGGTCGTTCTCAGCGAACGGTCCGGTCCGGGACAGGAACCGGAAGTGCAAGGCGCGCAACCGTTCCGCCTTGACCCGCTCGCCGAGGTAGTCGCTCTGCGCGTTCAGCTCGCTGGTCACCCGGCTGCTCGCGGCCAACGCGATGCCCAGTGCGGCGAGCAGCAGGCCGGGCCAGCGCTGCTCGGCGAACACCGCCTGCAGCCCGCCGAGTCCACTGGCCACGACCGACCCGAGCAGGATCGTCACCTGCTGGCGCCGGTACCGGTTCTGGTGGCTCAGCGCGGCCAGGTCCGACGCACGGAACGCGGGCGCGACCAGCCGGTCGAGCACAGCGAAATCGGACGCGAGCGCCGCGTACCGCGCCCGCGACTCGACGGGGATGACCTCTCCAGAGGATCTCGGCGCGCGCAGCGAAGGAAAACGGACGAACAGCGACGGCGCCATCTTCAAGCTCCTCCGCTCGAGGTCAGCGTCGAACAGACGGATGATCCGCACCAAGACGATCGCTCAAAGCGACTGACCCGTTACGGTCAAGTGGTCCTACCGGCGAGGAAGGACTCGATCGTTCGGGCCACGACGGCTGGAAGGGCGAGATCGACGATCCGGGTGAGCGGGGCGGCGGCGGCGAGCGCCGCGCGCGGATCAGCGGGCAGACCGGCCGCCGCGGCCGCGATCTCGTCGGCGGCCCGGCCCGTTCCCGCCACCACCACGACCGGCCGGTCAGCCAGCAGGCTCGCGTCGATGTCGGCGTAGGTGATCGCGCCGCCGTTGATCACCAGGGTCACCGACGGTCGGTCGCGGGCGATCGCCTCGGCGGCCGCGGCCAGCCACGGCGATTCGTCCCCCCAGGTCTGTCCGGGGACCAGGATCAGGTGCGTGTGGTGCGGATCCAGCGGCTCGGCGCCCATACCCGGCGCGGCCACCGTGCCGGTCGCGGCCACACCGACCAGGGGAAACCGGGCATCGGCGGCGAAGCGGGCCCGGCCGACCGCGCGCATCACCCCGGAGTCGGTCGCGCCGTAGACCACCGCGGCGTCGAGTTCGGACAGCAGCGGAACGACCGTCTCCCGCAGCATCAGGTCCACCGCGAGCAGTTCCTCGGCGGTGACCCCCGCGGCGCCGCCGACAAGCACGAGCACCGGTCGGTCGCGACGGATCCCCAGCTGATCGATGGCGTCGCCCAACTCGGCCGAACGCCCGACCCGAACGAACCGCTTGCTCGACGCGCCACGCACCACGCACCCCCGACGCCCGGAAAGCCCGAGTTGACAGTGAGAACCTCTCACCCGGGTCCCCGATTCTCAAGCCCGCCGTTCGCGCGGGGGTGCCTAGTTCGCTCTCAGCCGTTGAGTGGGGCGATCGCCCGGCCCTTGGTGAGCCACGCGATACCGAAGGCCAGCACCGCGGCCGACTCCAGCCACAGGGCCGGGTGCAGCGACTTGGTCTCGGCGTCGAGGAGGTAGCCGAACACGACGATCAGGGCCAGGCAGGCCAGAATCGTCACCCCGCAGGCGACATAGAGTTTGTTGCGAGTGGACTTTCGGGCAGCCGGGCTCTCCTTGTCGTCGCGGGTGAACAGGAAGCAGAACACCGCCAGGGACACGAAGAACACCGCCGCGAATCCCACGTGGATGAACCCGAGGGTCTGGTCGTCGCCCGCGGCGACGTTCGGGCCGCCGGTCGGCGACGTCGGGAACAGGGCCACGCCGATCGCGGAGATCGCGGCGAGGTTGCCGACGAGGTCGTCTATCCGGCGATGTCCCTTGTAGGACAACAGGAACACCCCGACCGCGCACATCGCGCCGACATACACGTCGCGCATCTCGGTGTAGTAGTAGCCGCTGATCGAGTTGAGCAGGCCGGGGCCCTCGATCAGCAGCTTCCCGATTATCAGCACCGGCGGCAGCGCCAGCCCGATCAACCCGACCGCGCGCCGCAGGAAGAGGTAGGAACGGACGAGGTCTTTGCCTGTGTCGGCCGTGGTCGTCATCGACGCACCTCCCGGAACTCGGTCCGGTCACCAGTGAACCGCGTCGAGTGATC from Alloactinosynnema sp. L-07 includes:
- a CDS encoding SLATT domain-containing protein, which produces MTDRATQFHALYRDLRIRDQKRYYEDRRDEYRRAHRQVLVVRNALLVSAALAGAAGQVTSGTARAALAVGASVLAALAGAVTAFEALIGFPRLAKLYADAGVNLAEAEIDWDDQDPHTDLVESLHRVELVFRKENGQWGQLVVEAGSVARDDRPVSDGPVGTQV
- a CDS encoding DUF4231 domain-containing protein, whose translation is MAPSLFVRFPSLRAPRSSGEVIPVESRARYAALASDFAVLDRLVAPAFRASDLAALSHQNRYRRQQVTILLGSVVASGLGGLQAVFAEQRWPGLLLAALGIALAASSRVTSELNAQSDYLGERVKAERLRALHFRFLSRTGPFAENDRASALRRAVVAIESGREP
- a CDS encoding DUF998 domain-containing protein — encoded protein: MTTTADTGKDLVRSYLFLRRAVGLIGLALPPVLIIGKLLIEGPGLLNSISGYYYTEMRDVYVGAMCAVGVFLLSYKGHRRIDDLVGNLAAISAIGVALFPTSPTGGPNVAAGDDQTLGFIHVGFAAVFFVSLAVFCFLFTRDDKESPAARKSTRNKLYVACGVTILACLALIVVFGYLLDAETKSLHPALWLESAAVLAFGIAWLTKGRAIAPLNG